CAATGTCAGAAAGTTTTTATCTTGAGAGGTCTTcgagagcaagatgtgcatttCATCTTACATTATACTGTGCTGACCTAGCACAtgggtgtaataataataataataataataataataataataataataataataataataataataactaggtatttatataccacctttctggtcatcggattactcctctgactttattcaaggcggtttacataggcaggcatttctaaatccctcaaggggatttttacaatcatagaggttctctctttcaagaaccaacaacatttcagaatggatcttcctggtttggtctcatttctggcctccagttctcccacgcaggctgacaagcagctccatctttcacatggagggcagccaagacgcttcttgctcacaccaagagcaggtggaatcactcagctgggcttgtcagctgcttcaaggtctcaccattctcagccgttcagggagctgccggtgtcctcaaactggcgaccttctgatgttatcttcgggctaacggaggctctaccccctagaccagacctcctgccagtgtACTGTTCCTCACTGCAAGCGTTGACCAGCTTGCTATTCCTTATGCTGTTGGGTCATTGCTTTAAAAATCAGTCCACTTCACACAACCTTTTCTGTTCTTTGCAGCTGAGTATTTCAGCTTTAGGTCTTGCAGCACAAggctgttcatgtctactcagaagtaaggcccattgtattcaatgaggcttactcccaggaaagtgtgtataggattgcaacctcatttCCTTAACCACTACATTAGACAAATCCTGCTCTTTCTGCCTAGTTGTTCTGCCATTTTCTTCGATTTAATAACACGTTCATTTCCTTGTTATTCCTCACAGGAGAAGTCTAGACACATGTTCTGACTTGATCCCagcagcagagaacatgggaccaatgggaggagcaaaggctacAGGGAACCAGACAAGCCTAACTAAAACGGACTTCTACAGCAGGTTGAACTTGCCAGACCTCCCCATACCATATAGTGATCTGCCTACTGACCCCAAAGAAGACCTAAGGAACAGCACGGATCTGGTCGAGGTTCAGATCATCCTCATCTGTGCCTACTGTGCTATTATCTTGCTAGGCTTATTGGGCAACTCCTTGGTTATCCATGTGGTGATTAAGTTCAAGAGCATGCGCACTGTAACCAACTTCTTCATTGCAAACTTGGCTGTGGCTGACCTGCTCGTGAACACGCTCTGCCTGCCTTTCACCTTAGTGTACACCTTGCTTGGAGAATGGAAGCTCGGTCCAGTGCTGTGTCACCTTGTGCCTTATGCCCAAGGTCTTGCGGTGCAGGTATCTATAGTTACTTTGACTGTGATTGCCTTGGATCGCCACCGCTGCATTGTGTACCATTTGGAGAGCAAAATCTCCAAGCGGATCAGTTTCCTAATAATTGGGGTGGCTTGGGTTGGCAGTGCACTACTGGCCAGTCCTCTGGCCATCTTCCGGGAGTATTTCTTCCTTGAACTCAACCACAACTTCAAGATGGTGATCTGCGCTGAAGCGTGGCCCAAGGAAGGGCATGTTAACTTTGGCACCGTCTACAGCATCTCAATGCTTCTGATCCAGTACGTCTTGCCTCTGGTGATTATCTCTTATGCCTATATCCGTATCTGGTGTAAGCTAAAGAACCACGTCAGTCCTGGGGCAGGGAATGATCACTACCACCAGCGACGCCGAAAAACGACCAAGATGTTGGTGTGCGTTGTGGTGGTGTTTGCCGTTTGCTGGCTGCCTTTTCACCTCTTTCAGCTTGTCAGTGATATCGACAGCAAAGTGTTGCATCTGCAGGAATACAAACTCATCTACACGCTTTTTCATGTCATTGCAATGTGCTCAACTTTTGCCAACCCCCTTCTCTATGGCTGGATGAACAACAACTACAGAACAGCATTCCTGACAGCTTTCCGGTGTGAACAGCGACTGGATTCCATCCACCCTGAAGTGTCGCCGGCACTCAAAGCCAAGAAGACTCTGGAAGCAAAAGAGAACAATTGCAACGGATCCCCATTCACACAACCTACCAGTGTCTAAGAAAGAAATAAACCTGGGTatagaaaatgagagagagaagcATCCAATGCAGATATACTGTTGATGTATATTTAACTAACTATTATGGACTGGAGGAAAACCGCAAAGGTTATTGCTtctctctttacatttccaaaagACTAGGTCATTTCTTATCGCATGTCACATGTTAAATTCCAAAGGCATGTAAAAGAATGATCTGGTTTATAGCTGCCTGTGGTGAGTTTTAAAAAGCCGTTTTGCCCTTCGGCATGGACATAAGAATCACCGAAGAGAAAGTTGACCATTGCTggtagaacatttttaaaaaggatggaGACTAGATGAGATTCATAGCTGGATATTGATGACACTT
This genomic interval from Tiliqua scincoides isolate rTilSci1 chromosome 6, rTilSci1.hap2, whole genome shotgun sequence contains the following:
- the NPY2R gene encoding neuropeptide Y receptor type 2 — translated: MGPMGGAKATGNQTSLTKTDFYSRLNLPDLPIPYSDLPTDPKEDLRNSTDLVEVQIILICAYCAIILLGLLGNSLVIHVVIKFKSMRTVTNFFIANLAVADLLVNTLCLPFTLVYTLLGEWKLGPVLCHLVPYAQGLAVQVSIVTLTVIALDRHRCIVYHLESKISKRISFLIIGVAWVGSALLASPLAIFREYFFLELNHNFKMVICAEAWPKEGHVNFGTVYSISMLLIQYVLPLVIISYAYIRIWCKLKNHVSPGAGNDHYHQRRRKTTKMLVCVVVVFAVCWLPFHLFQLVSDIDSKVLHLQEYKLIYTLFHVIAMCSTFANPLLYGWMNNNYRTAFLTAFRCEQRLDSIHPEVSPALKAKKTLEAKENNCNGSPFTQPTSV